aaacatttacaacCCTGCATCATTTTGAGATTGACATAATTAACAACCTTATAATACAAAGGGGGATTCCCCCACTGACATACAAAAAGGGCTTCCCCCACTTACTACCAAAAGTATGGTTCTGTTATATGAGGCATTCTCAGTCATTAGAGGATAATACCAAAACAGAAGCTGCAAAAAAGACAAATTGTGTCTCTAATAAAAGCAGAACAGTCCTGAAtggaacaaaaaattttaaaatagggaaCCACATGGAAGTCCCCAGAAGAGACCTGAATggaacttaaaatttaataacGAGTAAGCACATGCCATGGGGCATTGCCCCCATATAGATAGCTGCGACTAAACTGCGCATCTATGTTATAATGTGTCCATCAATGTCCTATATTTGGaaagataaaaactaaaatattgccAAACTTCTTCTGTGCATTGTAATCTTTCCAGAATTTCTGATTCATGTTGTGTATGCAACCCTCGTGCCAATAAGGGGCCTACATTCAATGATGAGAAAGACCTAGCTAATTGCTTGGCCAAACTGCAACATCTTCAAATCAAGGACAACGTTCGCTCAATCCAGTACAAATTTAGTTGGCATcatcaagaaaattttaatattgaaaattCAATAACACAACGGTTGTTACAGTACCATGCATGATGTATCAACCTTACTGATAAAATATCCACTCAATCCTGCTCCAGGTTCAGTTGGTATCAATATCATGAACAAACTATTACAGCAATATCACAGATATCTGAGCATGCCACTAACACATGCATGGCCAAACCCGAAGTCTGATTGTCACACGCTTTTTCGTTTAGCTTTTAGCTTAATTTGCTTatgtactatttttttatacCTCACCTTTTTTTCGATTACAAGTATATTTTAGCTGCTTTTATTGGTTCTCATATGAACCACCactgacatcatttttttatttattacgaACAATCTGCCACATCAGCTGTTGTGAAAGTCTAAACTTTCTCTAAGTTGATGCCAAATGGATGCTGAAGATGTGTGAGGTAGCAAACATAATGAAATAAATTGGatttctattttagaaaaattaaattaacttgCTTCGAGGATATACATGTCAATACGTCATTCATTTCCTTTTAGCAATCCTAAGGAGATTTGTATACCAAGCActcaaattgaaaaaatataccTCTCCAATTTAAACTATATTCACCATAGTCCATACTCAActttcaaagaaaagaaacacaaaacaaaacaagaacacAGCCAAGGTCTCTCATTTCAGTGACTCTAGGCATAGATCCAGGGCAGGCAGTAGTCCATGGCTTCATGTCACTCATCTCCATTGAGAAAAAGTAATCTATCTCCAGAGAACCGGCCAGATTCAGACAATCAGGGTAAGACTTGCAAAATACTTTGTGATGCCATGCGCTATTTATCAGTGATAGAGTTTTGGCATGCATATTAGCAATGTAGAATTAATAGACAGACAGGAGATGTGACATGAATAATTCTGACCGATGATTACTTGGCTATATAAATCCTACTAGATTTGACCGCATCTCCTTATGTACTCTTCAGGGTGTCTATCATGTGCACCAACATTTCACCAAAATTAGGTGATAAATCAACTTCCCTCTTTCATTTACACCAAACAATGCCCCCGCATGATTGCATTGCAATTCATCTTGCACATCTAAAGAAATCAGGGTTTCCATCACAACTCATTTAGGTTGTATTTGAGCACCCAACAATAAAAGGTGGAAAGCAAAACTATTCTTATCAAGAAAAGCAAGCATAAAGTGATATCAGAAGTAACAATGAACAAAATATGATTCCCATTAAAAGTAGCTTTAGACCAGGATCCCTGCATATATACTGCCCTCCATCATCTAAGTTTCCCAAGCACATTTCACGACCTCGGTTGTTCAACTTAACATCAACAACTTCATCCACTAGCCTTTACATAAAATCAAACTCTACTGCTATATAGTGGCATCCTTTGACTGATCCAAATTCAACTATCCACTAGTTCTTCTCTATTTGAACTCATTACAAATTCCTAATCATTGGAATAATTTCTCACATTAGCAAATGTGATATCCCACTAGACTACATACAAAGAAATGCAATTTTCATGAAAGCTGTTCTTGAATCCATTAAGTCCAGGATTCCATCTCATACTTCTAATTCTGTATAAAAATACAGTCACTTCTCCATAACCCCCATTTACTTTATCAACCATTCAGATGAGTACTGCCCTTTCCCAAATTCAAACTAATCATCAAGTGCAATATCTACATTCAGAATGTGAAAAGTGCTATTAACCTTCTAAACATCCTCCCACAAAATCTCTTAACCTTGTCACATTTGACAAATTGCGGATAGAGGCCAAAAATAACAGATATAGCACATTCCCCATATGAAATTCAGTagcaaattttacttaaaaattgaaggattttaattccCCACTTGCTACCATAGTAGAATGAACTTAAATAACAGTCCCAATCTAGTTGCAGTTTGTAATTCCACAAAATGAACCATTAGTACTAACTAGTAATACACATTCAGCAACCCAACAAGATGGAAAGTAGAAAAACTGTACTCCattctttataaattttatctaGGATTTCTCGGTGCAACAATAAAATACGAAATTAGATGAATATAAAGTTCCTAAGTAACACAACAGAAcattcaaagaaaagaaaaacatatatcatatactacattttagcaaaagaaaaaagctgaggcagaaagagaaaaaagaaaagcataccCTTTTCCCTTCCtttctccatctctctctctctctctctctctctctctttttactCTCTCTTTCACTCCCACTCTATTCAGTATCCGAAGGAGGATATGAAGGCGGGTATGAAGAAGTATCTGAAAATGAAGAACCACCACCACTAGCACCAGCAGCAGTTGCCTCAGCTTCTTCTAGCATCAAATTCTGCAACCCGGGTCTCAATTCGTTGTTACAGAAATCATCATACTCTCCTTTATCCCCTCCTTTCTTCTTCACTTCTAGCACCACCAAACTTGGCGTCAATTCGAAAATCTCAGCCGCAATCGTCAATGGCCCCTTAATTCCTTCCCTTGACCCCTCCAAGCTCACCCTGCAATCCTTCTTCCTCACTGTAAAGCTCACCAGCTTCGCTATCTCCTCCAATTTCGATATAATCCTCGATACAGGCGCACCCGATACAAACCTCGACTCATCCCCACCTTCTTCAAACAACCCTGATAAATCAAACCCGCGTGAGAACGATATTATATCGAAGGCATTCAAGCTAGCCGGCCTCGGCAACGCGCTCACCCTCCTCGGCCTCCTAGCAGCCTCAAACCCCGATTCTGATTCCGTCTCCGATAGAGACGAAACCGaatcattatcatcatcctcctcctcctcctgtTCCTTCTCATCCTCCACATTACACACCCTATCGTCCTCTATGTAAAACTTGATGTGCTTAAAACCCTTCTTGAACCACCGATTCTCCATGATTTCCGGGATCGTAAACCGGGTTTCGGGGTTTGTATCAAGAAGCCGAGATAATAGCCGAATCAACTCAGGCGAAAACCACCGAGGACACCGAAACTCACCCTTGTAAATCTTCTTATACATAGACATAATGTTCTGGTCATGAAAAGGCAAATACCCAGCCATCAAAACGAAGAGCACAACCCCACAAGACCAAATGTCAACCTTACCAGCCTCGTAACCCTTTCGACCCAAAACCTCGGGAGCTACATAAGCAGGTGTACCACAAAACGTGTGAAACAGCCCGTCTTGTCGAATCTGA
The sequence above is drawn from the Castanea sativa cultivar Marrone di Chiusa Pesio chromosome 5, ASM4071231v1 genome and encodes:
- the LOC142636127 gene encoding CBL-interacting serine/threonine-protein kinase 12-like encodes the protein MANNKSTTKKEAQALLLGRYEVGKLLGHGTFAKVYHARNVKTNESVAIKVIDKEKILKGGLIAHIKREISILRRVRHPNIVQLFEVMATKSKIYFVMEYVRGGELFNKVAKGRLKEDIARKYFQQLISAVAFCHSRGVYHRDLKPENLLLDDNGDLKVSDFGLSAVSDQIRQDGLFHTFCGTPAYVAPEVLGRKGYEAGKVDIWSCGVVLFVLMAGYLPFHDQNIMSMYKKIYKGEFRCPRWFSPELIRLLSRLLDTNPETRFTIPEIMENRWFKKGFKHIKFYIEDDRVCNVEDEKEQEEEEDDDNDSVSSLSETESESGFEAARRPRRVSALPRPASLNAFDIISFSRGFDLSGLFEEGGDESRFVSGAPVSRIISKLEEIAKLVSFTVRKKDCRVSLEGSREGIKGPLTIAAEIFELTPSLVVLEVKKKGGDKGEYDDFCNNELRPGLQNLMLEEAEATAAGASGGGSSFSDTSSYPPSYPPSDTE